The genomic region AGGTGGTTTCTTGTATTGTGTCCTGTTTTTTGTAGCATTCTTCTGATGCGAGGCACATGAATTGATTGGCTGTCCTTAAATGGTATATTGATAGGAGAAAAGACAAAATTACTGCAAAAACCTGAATAAAAAACAAGAAATATGAATAATCCTGTTTACCATCTACATCTATAAATAAAAAATTTAAAGAAATAACCGAAATAAAACAAGCTGAAGATATCAGTATGAACCTTTCAGTCCCATTCCTTAAAGAAGATATCAAAGAGTCTAAAAACACGCATTTTTTTATTGCTAGATTAAGTAAAAGCACTATGAAACCTATAATATAAATGAATAAGAGAAAGAAGTACATTAAAAAATATGTGATAGTAGACAAGCTTGATATAATCTTAGGAAGATTTGAATATGATGCAACAGTAGAAAAAAATTTAACAAAATAAATTATTGAAAAGATAATCAGCATATAAGAACATACATAAATGCTTATAGAAACACCAGAAAAAGCCTTTGCCAATGCAAAATGGACTTCAGAAATCCCTAAGGCAAATTTTGGTTTTTCATCAACCATAGGTCTAAGGAGAGTTGTAGATAGTTTCCATCCTATATCTTCATCCACATAAAGCTCTCTATTGTATAAACCTTTATCCAATCTTCTTTCGTATAATCCAAGAATAAAAATCATTCCAATCCAGCTTATAAACTCGCCAATGAAAATGGAAATAACTAAAAATGCTATAATGTTTTCATTAAAAAGCTTTAAAGTTCTCTTTATAGACCACTTTAAATCCTGCCATGTAAAGCTGGGATTAAATATTTCATCCTGATTTATGCGTTCAGCACCATTCGTGTCTTGACGATTATGCTTTATTTCTTCATTATTCGTTTGTGTTGACTTAGGATGAATATTTAGGTTATGATAATACCTCTCTGCAACACTAACATTAAAAATAAAAACCAATATAGTTATAAGCCCTACCGCTATGCTTACCAAAATCCTATATAGCTCTATCCTTAGCAAGTTTTCAGACATAACTCCAACTCCCCCACAAGATTACCTTGATTATTATACAACACACTCAACCCTCAACCACAGCACGAACCTTTCCTTCCCCTCCACCAAAGGTAAAACAAGAAGACCATCAACAAAAACAGTGCTAAGTATTCCATATCACACTTCCTATCCTATATGCAAAGAAACCAAAGAGCCAGCCCAAGAGTAGGCTATATGCAAGAAATGTGAGTGCAAAAGCCTTTCCTGCCTCCCTCCACATTACCGCTACAGTTCCAAGACACGAGGTATACAAAAGCAGAAAGACCATAAAAGCCAAAGCGGATGCCGGTGAGATACTTTGTGCTATTAAACTTCTTAGGCTATCGCTTCCTTCTTCCTCTACTTCAAAAGCAGTAGGCACTGGCTTAAAGACATTTACCACAGCCTCCTTTAAGGCATTACCAAAGCCAATAGCTTGCTCCTTTAGAGCCTCAGAAAAAACAAAAGGTTCTTCTTCCTTTTCTACCTCCGCAGTGTATATGGTTCCCATAGAACTTAGCACTATCTCTCTGGCAAGAAAGGCTGGTATAAGAGAGGTTGATATCCTCCAGTCTTCAAGACCTAAAGGTTTAAAGATGGGAGATATGGCTTTCCCTATCTGCCCCGCAATGCTTTCTGAAGGGTTTTTAACACCCGGTGGTAGGTTAAGCAAAAGCCATATGAAAACCGACGCTGCAAATATGAGAGTGCCAGCCCTGTAGAGAAAATCTTTAACATAGACCCATACCACTCTAAAAAGAAGCCTGAGCGTGGGAAGCCTGTAAGGTGGCAATTCCATAACAAAGTGATAGAGAGTTCCTCCGTATAGAGTTTTTCTCAAAAGAAAAGCAGTCAAAAATGCAACGAAAATGCCTAAGAGATAAAGGGAAAATATAATGACCGCAGGGTTTTTGAAAAAGAGCACTGCAAAAAAGGAAAAAACCACAAGCCTTGCAGGACAGCTCATAAAGGGTATCATAGCCATGACGAGAAATTTGTCTCTTCTTGTTTCCAACGCCCTTGTGGCAACTATGGCAGGCACATTACATCCAAAACCAAGAAGCAAAGGAACAAGGCTTTTGCCGTGTAAACCAAGTTTATGCATAAACCTGTCCATAAGAAAAGCAACTCTTGGGAGATAACCCGAAAATTCCATAAGAGCGAGCAGGAAGTATATGACCGCTATAAGAGGAACAAAGGTCAAAACAAAGCCCACACCACCTATAAAGGCTTCTGCAAAAAGTCTCTGAACCCAATCACCAACACCCATAAGGGACAAACCTTCTGAAATAGCAGGAGCAATAAAGCCATTTACAAACCCCTCTACCCATTCCATAAAGGGTGCAGAAAAGTCAAAGGAGAACTTAAAGAGCAAAAACATTAACAAAAAGAATATGGGTATGCCAAAGATAGGGTGCAATAAAACCTTGTCAAGGGAGTCTGTTATATCTCTTGCGGTCAGAGGCTTTCTCTCCACCACTTCCCTATATAGACCATGGGCTTTTGCATACCTTTCGTCCCTAATGACCTCTTGAACCTCTCTACCCATAAGGCTCTTTATGGACTCTCTAAGCTCCCTAAACTTTTCCGAGTTGAGGAGTTTTCTTATAAGCTCCGCCTTGGTTTCGTCTTCCCTCTCTCTTACCTTCTCAAGTATGTCTTCCAGTTCTTTACTGTATCTCAAAGCCTTTGGTTTTTCCTTAAGGTTAAAAACTTCCACTATGTTTGGAAGTAAAGCCTTTACGCCTTCACCAGTCCTTCCGTTGGTTCTTAGCACTCTTACACCAAGCAGTTCAGAAAGCCAGCGGTCGTTGACCTCTATTCCCAATTTCCGAGCTTCGTCTGTCATGTTTAAGACTATAATGAGCGGTATTTCATACTCCAGAAGTTCTACGGTTAAGAGTAGGTCTCTTTCCATATTGGGCGTTTCTATGATATTGAGTATCAAGTCTGGTTTTTCCTGTGTTATGTAGTTATAGGCAACCCATTCATCTTCCGAGATGGGCTCAAGAGTGTATACACCTGGCAGGTCTACAAGGCTTATTTCATAGTCCCAAAACTTTACCTTTCCCTCCCTCTTTTCAACGGTTACTCCGGGCCAATTGCCTACTTTGAGATTTGTCCCCGCAAGGTGGTTAAGGATACTCGTCTTTCCTACGTTGGGATTGCCTGCAAGGGCTACTCTTATGCTTTTCATTGAACTTCTATAGCCTTTGCAAGGTCCCTACTTATCACTATTCTTGAGTTGTCTACCTTGAGGAGTAGGTTTCTTCCCACCTTCTGCAAAAGGGACACCCTTCTACCACTTCTAAGACCCATAGCCTTTACCTTTTCTAAGACTTCCTCCTTACCATTGAGACTAAGGATTATCACTTCCTGTCCAGGCTTTACCTCTTCAAGGTTCATGCCTAACCTCCAAAAGTAATTTGGAAATTAATATACAATCCCAAAATTAAAATGTCAAGAGTATAACTACCCTTTTATAGTCTTGCCTCCTTTATGTTCTTTCTTCTAAATATCCCCCCTTGGACCTCAAAAAAGGCTTTTTGAAGCTCTATGAGTTGTTTTATTCCCTCAAGCCCGAGAGATAACATCTTGTCAAAGTCTTCTCTTGTAAAGGAGTGCTCTTCACCCAAGGCTTGTATTTCAGATATCCTGCCGGAGCCTGTTGCTACTACGTTCATGTCTACTTTTGCGGATGAGTCTTCCTCAAAGTTAAGGTCAAGGAGTATCTGGTTATTTACTATTCCAACGCTCACTGCTGCCACGAAATCCTTTATGGGCGTAGATGTTAAAACTCCCTCGTTATATAGCTTTATAACCGCATCCGCCAAGGCTACAAAAGCTCCAGTTATGGAAGCGGTTCTTGTTCCACCGTCCGCCTGTATTACATCGCAGTCTATCCAAAAAGTTCTCTCACCCACTTTGGTAAGGTCAAGAGCGGTCCTCATGGCACGTCCTATCATTCTCTGTATTTCGTGAGTTCTACCGCCTATCCTACCTTGGACAGACTCTCTTATGTTTCTGGTTTGAGTAGCCC from Aquificaceae bacterium harbors:
- the feoB gene encoding ferrous iron transport protein B — encoded protein: MKSIRVALAGNPNVGKTSILNHLAGTNLKVGNWPGVTVEKREGKVKFWDYEISLVDLPGVYTLEPISEDEWVAYNYITQEKPDLILNIIETPNMERDLLLTVELLEYEIPLIIVLNMTDEARKLGIEVNDRWLSELLGVRVLRTNGRTGEGVKALLPNIVEVFNLKEKPKALRYSKELEDILEKVREREDETKAELIRKLLNSEKFRELRESIKSLMGREVQEVIRDERYAKAHGLYREVVERKPLTARDITDSLDKVLLHPIFGIPIFFLLMFLLFKFSFDFSAPFMEWVEGFVNGFIAPAISEGLSLMGVGDWVQRLFAEAFIGGVGFVLTFVPLIAVIYFLLALMEFSGYLPRVAFLMDRFMHKLGLHGKSLVPLLLGFGCNVPAIVATRALETRRDKFLVMAMIPFMSCPARLVVFSFFAVLFFKNPAVIIFSLYLLGIFVAFLTAFLLRKTLYGGTLYHFVMELPPYRLPTLRLLFRVVWVYVKDFLYRAGTLIFAASVFIWLLLNLPPGVKNPSESIAGQIGKAISPIFKPLGLEDWRISTSLIPAFLAREIVLSSMGTIYTAEVEKEEEPFVFSEALKEQAIGFGNALKEAVVNVFKPVPTAFEVEEEGSDSLRSLIAQSISPASALAFMVFLLLYTSCLGTVAVMWREAGKAFALTFLAYSLLLGWLFGFFAYRIGSVIWNT
- a CDS encoding FeoA family protein, translated to MNLEEVKPGQEVIILSLNGKEEVLEKVKAMGLRSGRRVSLLQKVGRNLLLKVDNSRIVISRDLAKAIEVQ
- the rph gene encoding ribonuclease PH, translating into MRSDGRKPGELRPIRIIRDYLKHPEGSVLVEFGNTKVICTVSVQEGVPPFLKGKGQGWITAEYSMLPRATQTRNIRESVQGRIGGRTHEIQRMIGRAMRTALDLTKVGERTFWIDCDVIQADGGTRTASITGAFVALADAVIKLYNEGVLTSTPIKDFVAAVSVGIVNNQILLDLNFEEDSSAKVDMNVVATGSGRISEIQALGEEHSFTREDFDKMLSLGLEGIKQLIELQKAFFEVQGGIFRRKNIKEARL